In Gemmatimonadaceae bacterium, a single window of DNA contains:
- a CDS encoding DUF937 domain-containing protein produces the protein MGLFDGVLGDAVGGLMGGAGGANAQNMLGGLLGQLGGGKGAGNSAVLATVMALVQQQGGVSGLVAKFQSGGLSDVVASWVGTGANAPISASQVQDVLGKSAVTDVAAQLGVDPAQAGSSIASMLPELINQLTPNGKVEAGSSDLLSQGLSMLKGLQGK, from the coding sequence ATGGGCTTATTTGACGGAGTGTTGGGTGATGCCGTGGGCGGCTTGATGGGCGGTGCCGGCGGCGCGAATGCACAGAACATGTTGGGCGGACTGCTCGGACAGTTGGGCGGTGGCAAGGGCGCAGGCAACAGCGCCGTGCTGGCCACCGTGATGGCTTTGGTGCAGCAGCAAGGCGGCGTATCCGGGTTGGTCGCGAAATTCCAATCGGGTGGACTTTCCGATGTGGTGGCGTCCTGGGTAGGCACCGGCGCCAATGCACCGATTTCGGCGTCGCAGGTTCAGGATGTTCTGGGAAAATCGGCGGTGACCGATGTCGCGGCACAGCTGGGGGTGGATCCGGCGCAGGCCGGTTCGTCGATTGCGTCGATGCTGCCGGAGCTGATCAATCAGCTCACGCCGAACGGAAAGGTTGAGGCGGGCAGTAGCGATCTGTTGTCGCAGGGGCTGTCGATGCTGAAGGGGCTGCAGGGGAAGTAG